A single window of Gopherus flavomarginatus isolate rGopFla2 chromosome 15, rGopFla2.mat.asm, whole genome shotgun sequence DNA harbors:
- the HVCN1 gene encoding voltage-gated hydrogen channel 1: protein MSLYLKHFTVVGDDPAQWGNDYKKWEEEQMEEEGGQKPEDSTINMNSSVRPRSFHDVMKKLFSSHKFQILVVCLVILDALLVLAELLLDLKIIHPDKHEIAPKVFHYLSLSIVTLFLVEVGFKIFIYRLEFFHHKFEVLDGIVVVVSFIIDVVLLFREHEFQGAGLLILLRLWRVARIINGIILSVKTRSEQRVLKLKQANLQLATKVEQLEYSCTEKEQEIERLNKLLQQHGLVHQPQ, encoded by the exons ATGTCGCTGTATCTGAAACACTTCACTGTTGTGGGAGATGACCCTGCACAGTGGGGCAATGACTACAAGAAATGGGAGGAAGAGCAGATGGAGGAGGAAGGTGGGCAGAAGCCGGAAGATTCAACGATTAACATGAATTCCTCAGTCAGACCTCGTTCCTTCCACGATGTGATGAAAAAACTCTTCAGCTCCCACAAATTTCAG ATATTGGTTGTTTGCTTGGTCATTTTGGATGCTTTGTTGGTGCTCGCTGAATTGCTTCTGGACTTGAAAATCATCCACCCAGACAAACATGAAATAGCACCAAAG GTATTTCACTACCTGAGCCTTTCTATTGTAACCCTCTTTTTGGTGGAAGTTGGGTTTAAAATATTTATCTATCGCCTGGAATTCTTTCACCACAAGTTTGAAGTCCTGGATGGAATAGTGGTGGTGGTTTCGTTTATCATCGATGTCGTCCTTCTGTTTCGGGAACATGAATTTCAAGGGGCTGGACTATTGATCCTACTCCGACTGTGGCGAGTGGCCAGAATTATAAATG GAATAATTTTATCAGTAAAGACACGCTCTGAACAACGGGTGTTGAAGCTGAAGCAAGCAAATCTGCAACTTGCTACAAAAGTCGAACAACTTGAATACAGCTGCACAGAGAAG GAGCAAGAAATTGAAAGGCTCAACAAGCTGTTACAACAGCATGGACTTGTCCACCAGCCACAATAA